One Mustelus asterias chromosome 12, sMusAst1.hap1.1, whole genome shotgun sequence genomic region harbors:
- the vtna gene encoding vitronectin a, whose protein sequence is MCAAVCASNVEFAALQGDSYWRFNNGMLEDGFPALIKNGFPGIPNNTDASLAVPASNIDGNERAYFFKGNSYWEYTFQNQPSQRDCARSSISIPFERYTDFMDDSWEDFFVRIFGIHSNERTNGPHSIQRDWRGIPGPVDSAMIGKLFFVHQYSGNSRKKSKKHPRRNRQRGQRRRHSSSMEMDLFPMFPSQSVYFFVRDKYYRVDLETKQVAYARPRYPRSIARYWFKCANQMLTHE, encoded by the exons ATGTGTGCAG CTGTGTGTGCTTCTAACGTTGAGTTTGCCGCTCTGCAGGGTGACTCTTACTGGCGCTTCAACAACGGAATGCTGGAGGATGGTTTCCCGGCACTCATCAAGAATGGGTTTCCTGGAATTCCAAACAATACTGACGCCTCATTGGCAGTGCCTGCCTCCAATATCGATGGAAATGAGAGAGCTTACTTCTTCAAAG GGAATTCTTACTGGGAATATACCTTCCAAAATCAGCCAAGCCAGAGGGATTGTGCTCGTTCATCCATCTCCATCCCATTCGAGAGATACACTGACTTCATGGACGACAGCTGGGAGGATTTCTTTGTCAGAATTTTTGGAATTCACTCCAATG AACGTACCAATGGACCTCACTCCATTCAGAGAGACTGGCGTGGGATCCCGGGCCCCGTGGACTCTGCCATGATTGGGAAGCTCTTCTTCGTCCACCAATACTCAGGGAACAGCCGGAAAAAGTCGAAGAAACATCCACGGAGGAACCGTCAGAGGGGACAGCGGAGGAGGCACTCCTCCAGCATGGAGATGGATCTATTCCCAATGTTTCCCAGCCAGAGCGTCTACTTCTTTGTGAGAG ATAAATATTACCGAGTGGACTTGGAGACTAAGCAAGTGGCTTATGCCCGACCCCGTTACCCACGTTCCATCGCCCGATACTGGTTCAAATGTGCCAACCAGATGCTGACGCATGAATAA
- the emc6 gene encoding ER membrane protein complex subunit 6, whose product MAAMGFKREGPQFISELAVRGNAAILDYCRTSVSALSGATAGILGLTALTGFIFYFVASFLLSVLLIVKAGRCWSKYFKSRRPLFTGGLVGGLFTYILFWTFLYGMVHVY is encoded by the coding sequence ATGGCTGCAATGGGATTTAAACGGGAAGGTCCGCAGTTTATCAGTGAGCTGGCAGTGCGAGGGAACGCTGCCATCCTGGACTATTGCCGCACGTCCGTGTCCGCCCTGTCTGGAGCCACCGCTGGGATCCTGGGTCTGACAGCACTGACTGGTTTCATCTTCTACTTTGTTGCCTCCTTCCTGCTGTCCGTGCTGCTGATTGTTAAAGCCGGCCGCTGCTGGAGCAAGTACTTCAAGTCTCGTCGTCCTCTCTTCACTGGAGGCCTGGTCGGCGGCCTCTTCACTTACATCCTGTTCTGGACCTTCCTGTACGGCATGGTACACGTGTACTGA